One genomic window of Sphingobacterium oryzagri includes the following:
- a CDS encoding cupin domain-containing protein, translating into MKNLRKFIPLAIATVVVACHNSPLNTPDKDKSASLPTDSEHVFARGEKVNNPNFTGGAVWLNNLVNADSLNQNAVGVVTFEAGARTKWHTHPAGQIILAVDGEGYYQEEGKEKVVVKKGEVMKCPADVPHWHGASAHSHFVQIAITGREKGETVWLEEVNDEVYTK; encoded by the coding sequence ATGAAAAATCTACGAAAATTTATACCATTGGCGATCGCGACTGTAGTCGTTGCTTGTCATAATTCACCGTTAAATACGCCCGATAAGGACAAATCAGCGAGCTTGCCTACCGATAGCGAGCACGTATTTGCGAGAGGAGAAAAAGTAAATAATCCCAATTTTACCGGAGGTGCAGTTTGGTTAAATAATTTAGTAAATGCAGACAGCTTAAATCAGAACGCTGTTGGCGTGGTAACTTTTGAAGCTGGTGCAAGAACAAAATGGCATACACATCCGGCAGGACAGATTATCCTTGCTGTTGATGGTGAAGGATATTATCAAGAAGAGGGAAAAGAAAAAGTTGTGGTAAAAAAAGGCGAAGTTATGAAATGTCCGGCAGATGTTCCGCATTGGCATGGCGCCAGTGCTCACAGCCATTTTGTGCAAATAGCGATAACCGGACGCGAAAAAGGGGAGACTGTATGGCTTGAAGAAGTAAACGACGAAGTGTATACTAAATAA
- a CDS encoding RNA polymerase sigma-70 factor: protein MDQQTSPIQVTHATFEQLFEQYWKRMYAFAVKITTEKEDAKEIVQDIFKSLWERREALDIQDAERYLLRSVKLKTMEYIRNKSTRQRHHDVILNTAQSEYEDQQVELKELNGKIRALIESLPKQCKNVFKMSRDEGLTNKEIARLLFISERAVEYHISKALATLRLALNRIN, encoded by the coding sequence TTGGATCAACAAACGTCACCTATACAAGTTACTCATGCTACGTTCGAACAGCTTTTCGAGCAGTATTGGAAACGTATGTATGCATTTGCCGTGAAAATCACCACGGAGAAAGAAGATGCCAAAGAGATCGTGCAGGATATTTTTAAATCGTTGTGGGAAAGACGTGAAGCACTTGATATACAAGATGCCGAACGTTACTTGCTACGCTCGGTAAAACTTAAAACAATGGAGTATATCCGCAATAAATCAACGCGTCAGCGACACCACGATGTTATCCTGAACACAGCACAGAGCGAGTATGAAGATCAACAGGTGGAGTTGAAAGAACTGAATGGAAAAATTCGTGCACTGATCGAATCATTACCTAAACAGTGCAAAAATGTGTTTAAGATGAGTCGCGATGAAGGCTTGACCAATAAAGAAATCGCTCGGCTTCTATTCATTTCCGAGCGCGCCGTAGAGTACCATATTAGTAAAGCTCTTGCTACACTACGGTTGGCGTTGAATAGAATTAACTGA
- a CDS encoding PepSY-associated TM helix domain-containing protein codes for MKKIVLKINAWLHLWLGLASGIIVVILAITGCALVFEEEIKYSWLYSASPTNDSESELLPPSVIYNRVKAALPQKDIASFWYYGHGKPIKISVSHGDTLLFVNPYNGHIIAEVDHEDFFHLMDAGHRHLWLPPKIGRSIAGWATLLFFIVTLSGLILWWPKRWNKRMIKQSFTINWKTKWKRINYDLHNVLGFYSLLLAVIMAFTAMMMSFPWLRKSVIELAGGYPRAAKQTTASVSEENRVKKDALQAVDAIWYQVRTTIAIQNKDAVIVHIPEEEDDLIYACTDMYRGSWRDLRFDRYTLALLPSSQKPINKTNSGEWISRSNFGLHTGYIGGLTTKILYFFASLICATLPITGFYVWWYKKKKKTKGKRKILKPALV; via the coding sequence ATGAAAAAAATAGTATTGAAAATTAATGCATGGCTTCACCTTTGGCTTGGACTAGCATCAGGCATTATTGTCGTGATTCTCGCTATCACAGGCTGCGCATTAGTATTTGAAGAAGAAATCAAATATTCCTGGCTATATAGCGCCTCTCCAACGAACGATTCAGAAAGTGAATTATTGCCTCCCAGTGTTATTTACAATCGCGTTAAAGCTGCACTTCCGCAAAAAGATATAGCGAGTTTTTGGTATTACGGTCACGGAAAACCGATTAAAATTAGCGTAAGCCATGGCGACACGCTCTTGTTTGTCAATCCGTACAATGGCCATATCATTGCCGAGGTAGACCACGAAGACTTTTTTCACCTGATGGATGCGGGGCATCGTCATTTGTGGCTGCCGCCGAAGATCGGGCGTTCTATCGCCGGATGGGCAACCTTGCTGTTTTTTATTGTTACGCTCTCTGGATTGATCTTGTGGTGGCCGAAGCGCTGGAACAAGCGTATGATCAAGCAGAGCTTCACGATCAACTGGAAAACCAAATGGAAGCGCATCAATTACGATCTTCATAATGTATTAGGTTTCTACTCCCTACTACTTGCCGTGATCATGGCCTTCACCGCAATGATGATGTCTTTCCCCTGGTTACGAAAATCTGTTATTGAGTTGGCGGGCGGATACCCCAGAGCGGCGAAACAAACAACAGCTAGCGTTTCAGAGGAAAATCGTGTTAAAAAAGATGCCTTGCAGGCCGTAGATGCGATATGGTATCAAGTTCGCACAACGATTGCGATACAAAACAAAGATGCCGTGATTGTACACATTCCTGAAGAAGAAGATGACTTGATCTACGCCTGTACGGATATGTATCGAGGAAGTTGGCGCGATCTACGCTTTGACCGGTATACGCTGGCCTTGCTTCCTTCCTCGCAGAAGCCAATCAACAAAACCAACAGCGGCGAATGGATATCCCGTTCAAATTTTGGTCTGCATACGGGTTATATTGGTGGACTAACAACTAAAATATTATATTTTTTTGCTAGCCTGATCTGTGCTACACTGCCTATAACGGGTTTTTACGTATGGTGGTATAAGAAAAAAAAGAAAACCAAAGGGAAAAGGAAGATTCTCAAACCTGCATTGGTATAA
- a CDS encoding transcriptional repressor encodes MHYNKTQLAILDVLREQPQPLFADDIFMQLNPVGKCYSYAAIYRNIQLLCEEGILVAEKTAASRRKAVQIVP; translated from the coding sequence ATGCATTATAACAAAACACAGTTGGCTATATTGGATGTTCTGCGAGAACAGCCGCAGCCGCTATTTGCCGATGATATTTTTATGCAACTAAATCCTGTAGGAAAATGCTACAGCTATGCGGCAATATACCGCAACATTCAATTGCTATGTGAAGAAGGTATACTCGTAGCCGAAAAAACCGCAGCCTCCAGACGCAAAGCCGTTCAGATTGTACCTTAA
- a CDS encoding outer membrane beta-barrel family protein, translating into MTLPFRFLPLLFIAVVSTLHGQTTIKGRILSSDQAPLPGATVMLLHLPDSTLIAQEQSGADGSYLLQIHKNGRYTLHVNALGFANYQSRDLDLNAGQPHHLEYIYLDAETREIAAVSVSGQQPVIRQYVDKLVVNVENSVLAEGNSVLELLEKTPGIVSDGKGNFSIQGRAGANVRIDGRETYLSGAQLANLLRGLQAADVSKLELMSNPSAREDAAGTAGIINIVTKRNKRNGFGGDAFVRGSQTRRSQGTVGGSIHYKVSGLNIYANGSVGREYSADSTRIERQFFSGGQLQTTQRQKETKELSPGKFHSLRTGASYEFQDGGVLDASFHWLRGRFISRALIDMETSTSSGSIRQLANTQNNFDEQFNNLTFNVNYVNKYAGEDHFLKINFDYAPHSNDYDNHFRTDINDIPSSSIRTSARTNVQQLSNTTYAGRLDYSKPFSEQAKLEMGWKATYFFIDNDVRNDTLRADEWLRDANTSNKFQYTQHIQAAYMAYSGKIKRFEYQAGLRGEYTFIKANQLTLADISRQRYFDLFPNGFLLYNINDNHSIRGSFSSRIERPGDHDINAFRIYEDAFTYSEGNPELKPERSYISEIGHTYKNALITTLSMSYGYDVINWIARTGSNAGENLTRPVNIGNYKNYSASVMYNHRFNSWWSANHYVNAFHNRYSGEIEDIVLDSDGSSWSANSRHTLELRWGIRTEIAGYYNSGVTTGAVRTDERYGLDLAAEKKLINERAMLKLAFTGIIRNGNPRYTSSYGDLVIWNAAYPDNRKLMISLSYRFGD; encoded by the coding sequence ATGACTTTACCTTTTCGCTTTCTTCCGTTATTATTTATAGCTGTTGTTTCCACACTTCACGGTCAAACAACCATCAAAGGCCGTATTTTATCCAGCGACCAGGCGCCGCTTCCCGGCGCCACTGTAATGCTACTGCATTTACCAGATAGTACGCTCATTGCCCAGGAGCAGAGTGGCGCGGACGGTAGCTATCTGTTGCAAATCCACAAAAATGGTCGTTATACGTTACACGTTAATGCCTTAGGATTTGCCAATTATCAATCGCGTGATTTGGATCTGAACGCGGGGCAGCCTCATCATCTCGAGTACATCTATCTCGATGCGGAGACAAGAGAAATTGCAGCGGTATCCGTAAGCGGCCAACAGCCCGTGATTCGGCAATATGTTGACAAGCTCGTCGTGAATGTGGAGAACTCCGTATTAGCGGAGGGAAATAGCGTGTTGGAATTGTTGGAAAAAACACCGGGTATCGTATCAGACGGCAAAGGGAATTTTTCTATACAAGGAAGGGCGGGCGCCAACGTGCGCATCGACGGACGCGAGACTTACCTTAGCGGCGCGCAGCTGGCAAATCTTTTGCGCGGTCTGCAAGCGGCAGATGTTTCCAAACTCGAACTGATGAGCAACCCTTCAGCTCGCGAAGATGCCGCCGGAACTGCAGGTATTATCAATATCGTGACCAAGCGCAACAAGCGCAATGGATTTGGTGGTGATGCGTTTGTGCGCGGATCGCAAACCCGACGTTCGCAAGGTACCGTAGGCGGAAGTATTCACTACAAGGTGAGTGGTCTGAACATCTATGCAAACGGATCGGTAGGACGAGAATACTCCGCCGATAGCACACGTATAGAACGTCAATTTTTCAGCGGCGGACAGCTGCAAACCACCCAACGACAAAAGGAGACGAAAGAGCTGAGTCCGGGTAAATTTCACAGCTTACGCACGGGCGCCAGCTATGAATTTCAGGATGGCGGTGTGCTCGATGCCAGCTTTCACTGGCTTCGCGGACGGTTTATCAGCCGTGCGCTAATCGATATGGAAACCAGCACAAGCAGCGGTTCAATCAGGCAACTGGCTAATACACAAAACAATTTTGATGAGCAATTTAATAACCTAACCTTCAACGTCAACTACGTAAATAAATATGCCGGTGAAGATCATTTTTTGAAAATCAACTTTGACTATGCGCCGCACAGCAACGATTATGACAACCATTTTCGGACGGACATCAACGACATACCAAGCAGCAGCATTCGTACATCTGCACGCACAAACGTACAGCAGTTAAGTAATACCACCTACGCCGGACGGCTGGATTATAGCAAGCCTTTTAGCGAGCAGGCAAAACTGGAAATGGGCTGGAAAGCGACTTATTTCTTTATTGACAATGACGTACGCAATGATACGCTGCGTGCCGACGAATGGCTCCGTGATGCAAATACCTCGAACAAGTTTCAATACACGCAGCATATACAGGCAGCCTATATGGCCTATTCCGGGAAAATAAAACGTTTCGAATATCAGGCCGGACTGCGTGGCGAGTATACTTTTATCAAAGCCAATCAACTGACGCTCGCTGACATCAGCCGTCAACGTTATTTCGATCTGTTTCCAAACGGCTTTCTATTGTACAACATCAATGATAACCATAGTATTCGGGGCTCATTCAGTAGCCGCATTGAGCGGCCGGGCGACCACGATATCAACGCCTTTCGGATATACGAAGATGCCTTTACGTATTCCGAAGGAAATCCGGAGCTGAAACCTGAACGCAGTTACATCAGCGAGATCGGTCACACGTACAAAAATGCACTCATCACTACGCTTAGCATGAGCTACGGATATGACGTCATCAACTGGATCGCGCGCACGGGAAGTAATGCCGGCGAAAACCTGACGCGGCCGGTGAACATCGGAAACTATAAAAACTACAGCGCAAGTGTGATGTACAATCATCGCTTTAACTCATGGTGGTCGGCTAATCATTATGTTAACGCTTTTCACAACCGATACAGCGGCGAGATAGAAGATATCGTGCTGGATTCGGATGGTTCCAGTTGGTCTGCCAACAGCCGCCATACGTTGGAACTGCGTTGGGGAATACGCACAGAGATAGCCGGGTATTACAACTCGGGCGTGACTACAGGCGCCGTGCGCACAGATGAACGTTATGGACTAGACCTTGCTGCGGAAAAAAAACTGATCAATGAGCGCGCCATGCTCAAGCTCGCCTTTACCGGCATTATACGTAATGGCAATCCTCGCTACACAAGTAGCTATGGCGATCTGGTCATTTGGAACGCTGCTTATCCCGACAACAGAAAGCTCATGATCTCACTAAGCTACCGTTTCGGTGATTGA
- a CDS encoding TonB-dependent receptor, with the protein MLGLKWRLGLLLCIVVCGAYGQVSGVNGWVKGQDNQELEGATIRIFQQENVSTRTDAAGRYSFSTLIPGEYTIEAQLMGYTSQRKTIKLVANAITSVNFTLTESTEQIEHVEVTGQSKTKEILQSGFNVNVIDTRQYANTNADINQILNRSTGVRVREQGGLGSNYSFSINGMSGNHIKFFIDGVPIEAYGSGMSFNNIPVNIVERIEVYKGVIPAHLTSDALGGAVNIITKRDRRKSIDASYSFGSFNTHRAGLSGSYTDPKKGLHVNVNSFYNYSDNNYRMYSNPAARVYLDVVNPNNPNQFDTIASAKRFHDAYRSYMTQVEAGLSGKHWADVFVLGLTYNNVYNEVQTGATQQKVYGHVFETSRSIVPSLRYRKENLFTTGLSATIFANFANDRSIVTDTSSYRVYRWDGRPDTYFPEAGEINLSKSIQHYQGYNSLVQSTINYELSSKQIVNLTHSFTGNHRKSYNEIDPYNQSFRQNNRVTRHVLGLNYMHDFFDKKWRNQLFSKYYHFGGRVENADSAATRQSKSYLVYGAASSYTFASGLGIKASYEHAYRLPTLVELFGNGVDVYPNAGLVPESSDNYNLGLFYNGVYHEKHGVYASAAIFYRNADNYIHRTPPGVVSGSSENFSQYYNYGGIQVEGAEAEITYSYGNLLKFTANASYESAVDREQYVRGTNRIKVTYGNRLPDKPWLYGNTDFIIGKNDLLGIGTRLEFNWFMQYVNEYSTTWSKLGDRSTNYYIPTQWIQNIGLTYSLKQGLYNFTLECRNLTDQIAYDNSKLQKPGRFVSLKFRYNLNIH; encoded by the coding sequence ATGTTAGGTCTTAAATGGAGACTCGGTCTCCTCCTGTGTATCGTTGTATGCGGAGCATACGGTCAGGTTTCAGGCGTAAATGGATGGGTAAAAGGTCAAGATAATCAAGAACTGGAAGGTGCGACCATCCGTATTTTTCAGCAGGAGAATGTCAGTACACGTACCGATGCTGCAGGGAGATATTCCTTTTCAACGTTAATCCCGGGTGAATACACCATCGAAGCGCAGTTGATGGGCTACACAAGTCAGCGAAAAACCATTAAGCTTGTCGCAAATGCAATAACGAGCGTCAATTTCACGTTGACGGAATCTACCGAGCAGATTGAACATGTGGAAGTTACCGGACAAAGTAAAACCAAGGAAATTCTGCAATCCGGTTTTAACGTTAATGTTATTGATACCAGACAATATGCAAATACGAACGCCGACATCAATCAAATTCTGAATCGCAGCACAGGAGTTCGCGTGCGGGAGCAAGGTGGATTAGGCTCTAATTATTCCTTTTCCATCAATGGCATGTCAGGCAATCATATCAAATTTTTTATCGATGGCGTGCCTATCGAAGCTTATGGTAGCGGTATGTCCTTCAATAATATCCCGGTAAATATCGTGGAACGAATTGAAGTATATAAAGGCGTGATTCCGGCGCATCTCACCTCAGACGCCTTGGGCGGCGCGGTCAACATCATTACGAAACGAGACCGCCGCAAATCAATCGATGCCAGCTATAGTTTTGGCTCGTTTAATACGCACCGGGCAGGACTAAGCGGTAGCTACACCGACCCCAAAAAGGGCTTGCACGTGAATGTAAATTCCTTTTACAATTATTCGGACAATAACTACAGGATGTATAGCAACCCGGCAGCGCGCGTGTACCTCGATGTGGTAAATCCAAATAACCCGAATCAATTTGATACCATTGCCTCTGCCAAGCGCTTTCACGATGCATATCGGTCTTACATGACGCAGGTAGAAGCTGGATTATCCGGAAAACATTGGGCAGATGTATTTGTGCTGGGGCTTACCTACAACAATGTTTATAATGAAGTACAAACAGGTGCCACGCAGCAAAAGGTTTACGGGCACGTGTTTGAAACGAGCCGAAGTATCGTGCCTAGCTTGCGCTACCGCAAAGAAAACCTGTTTACGACAGGGCTTTCAGCAACAATATTCGCGAACTTCGCAAATGACCGCTCTATAGTAACCGACACGAGTTCGTACCGCGTATATCGATGGGATGGCCGACCTGACACCTATTTTCCAGAAGCAGGAGAAATTAACCTCAGCAAATCCATACAGCATTACCAAGGATACAACAGCTTAGTACAAAGCACGATAAACTACGAGCTAAGCTCCAAACAAATCGTCAACCTTACGCATTCATTTACAGGCAATCATCGCAAAAGCTATAATGAGATCGATCCCTACAACCAAAGCTTCCGTCAAAACAACCGCGTAACCCGTCATGTGCTTGGATTAAACTACATGCACGATTTTTTCGACAAAAAATGGCGAAACCAGCTGTTTAGTAAGTATTATCATTTTGGCGGACGCGTGGAAAATGCAGACAGCGCAGCTACCCGCCAGTCTAAAAGCTATCTGGTCTATGGAGCGGCTTCCAGTTATACCTTTGCCAGCGGGCTTGGTATTAAAGCGTCGTATGAACATGCTTATCGCTTGCCAACTCTGGTAGAATTATTTGGCAACGGCGTCGATGTATATCCCAATGCCGGGTTGGTTCCCGAGAGCAGTGATAATTACAACCTTGGCCTTTTTTACAATGGCGTGTATCACGAAAAACATGGTGTATACGCGAGCGCAGCTATATTTTACCGCAATGCAGACAACTACATACACCGCACGCCGCCGGGCGTTGTATCCGGCTCGTCAGAGAATTTCAGCCAGTACTACAACTACGGCGGCATACAAGTGGAAGGCGCAGAAGCGGAGATCACTTATTCCTACGGTAATTTATTGAAGTTTACGGCCAATGCCAGCTACGAAAGCGCGGTAGACCGGGAGCAATACGTTCGCGGCACAAACCGGATCAAGGTAACCTACGGAAATCGACTACCGGACAAGCCCTGGTTGTATGGAAACACAGACTTCATTATCGGGAAAAACGATCTCCTTGGCATAGGCACACGATTGGAATTCAATTGGTTTATGCAATACGTAAATGAGTATTCGACCACCTGGTCTAAACTTGGCGATCGATCGACGAATTACTACATTCCCACCCAATGGATTCAAAATATCGGACTGACTTACTCCCTTAAACAAGGGCTTTACAATTTTACGTTAGAATGTCGTAATCTGACGGACCAAATTGCCTACGACAATTCCAAGCTCCAAAAACCAGGGCGATTTGTCTCTTTAAAATTCCGTTACAATTTAAATATTCATTAA
- a CDS encoding carboxymuconolactone decarboxylase family protein, producing MDITLFKKMQSTLVVLMITLVTTVHAQTASDKTLDAQQKAIIGIAALTGKGDLSKLRDQLNEGLDAGLTINQIKETLIHVYAYAGFPRSLRGLQTFMAVVDERRAKGIEDTLGADASPITDERSKYERGKAILEKLSAVAETEPKTGYAAFAPTIEIFLKEHLFADIFERDVLTYQQRELVTISVLSSIAGVEPMLRSHFNLSLNVGLTPTQLQEFVGIIEQMVGKKEAKQSQQVLDEVLTTRSKK from the coding sequence ATGGATATAACATTATTTAAAAAAATGCAATCAACATTGGTTGTTTTAATGATAACACTGGTGACTACAGTCCATGCGCAAACGGCAAGCGACAAAACGTTAGACGCCCAGCAAAAAGCTATTATTGGCATCGCAGCGTTGACCGGTAAAGGGGATCTTTCAAAGCTGCGCGATCAGTTGAATGAGGGACTTGATGCCGGATTAACCATCAACCAGATCAAGGAAACGCTTATACATGTATACGCCTATGCCGGATTCCCACGAAGTCTTCGGGGGTTACAGACATTTATGGCTGTCGTGGATGAACGCCGAGCAAAAGGTATTGAAGATACGTTGGGAGCAGACGCTTCACCGATCACGGATGAACGAAGTAAATACGAACGAGGGAAAGCGATACTGGAAAAGTTAAGTGCTGTTGCGGAGACTGAACCTAAAACAGGGTACGCAGCATTCGCGCCAACCATAGAGATTTTTCTTAAAGAACACTTATTCGCGGATATTTTTGAACGCGACGTGCTGACTTATCAGCAAAGAGAGCTGGTTACGATATCCGTACTCAGTAGTATTGCTGGTGTGGAACCGATGTTGCGCTCACATTTCAATCTGTCTCTTAACGTCGGTTTAACCCCAACGCAGCTGCAGGAATTTGTAGGAATTATCGAGCAGATGGTAGGTAAAAAGGAAGCCAAGCAGTCTCAACAGGTGCTGGATGAAGTTTTGACGACAAGAAGCAAAAAGTAA
- a CDS encoding alpha/beta hydrolase, which produces MIKTSTIITVFTMIITTMANAQTARKQYETNPYKLVYEGAITKNEQGKVNIHPVSYKVNGIDIAANVYTPADYNPSRKYPAIIVAHPNGGVKEQVAGLYAQHLAATGYITITADAAYQGASGGKPRNVDKPQNRVEDIHGMADFISGYKGVDAERLGVLGICAGGGYTLKATQTDKRFKAIATLSMFNSGMVRRNGFQNSQVNTIPQRLEQASKARALEAAGGEVNYIGGGAAATDEQIAAMPFEMYREGTVYYERTHAHPNSGAFPNSGGAYTVSSLVDLMGWDATDQIELIDQPLLMIAGSKADSKYMTDDAFKKATNAKDKELFVIDGASHIETYWKSPYVSQAVHKLAGFFTENLK; this is translated from the coding sequence ATGATTAAAACATCAACAATCATCACGGTATTCACCATGATAATAACAACTATGGCAAATGCACAAACAGCCCGAAAACAATACGAAACTAATCCCTACAAACTGGTATACGAAGGCGCTATAACAAAAAATGAACAGGGAAAAGTAAATATACATCCGGTAAGCTATAAAGTGAACGGGATTGATATTGCTGCCAATGTATATACGCCGGCGGATTACAATCCTTCAAGAAAATATCCTGCGATAATTGTTGCTCATCCTAATGGCGGAGTGAAAGAACAGGTAGCGGGTTTATATGCGCAGCATCTGGCAGCAACAGGCTATATCACTATAACCGCTGACGCAGCATACCAGGGAGCAAGCGGAGGAAAGCCTCGAAATGTAGACAAGCCGCAAAACCGAGTAGAAGATATACACGGAATGGCCGATTTTATCAGTGGATATAAAGGCGTAGATGCGGAAAGACTTGGTGTACTCGGTATTTGTGCTGGCGGTGGTTATACATTGAAAGCTACGCAAACGGATAAACGATTCAAAGCTATTGCTACATTAAGTATGTTCAATTCGGGCATGGTCAGAAGGAACGGGTTTCAAAATTCACAGGTAAATACGATCCCACAGCGTTTAGAACAGGCATCCAAAGCAAGAGCGCTGGAAGCAGCAGGTGGTGAAGTGAACTATATTGGTGGAGGCGCCGCTGCAACCGATGAGCAAATCGCTGCTATGCCTTTTGAAATGTACCGCGAAGGGACTGTTTACTATGAACGTACACATGCGCATCCCAATTCCGGCGCTTTTCCGAATTCGGGTGGTGCTTATACCGTGAGTAGCTTGGTTGACTTAATGGGTTGGGATGCTACAGATCAAATTGAACTTATTGACCAGCCCTTACTAATGATCGCAGGGAGCAAAGCGGATAGTAAATACATGACAGATGATGCGTTTAAAAAAGCAACTAACGCCAAAGACAAAGAGCTGTTTGTAATCGACGGGGCTTCGCATATAGAGACCTATTGGAAGTCACCATATGTCTCGCAGGCGGTGCATAAATTAGCAGGTTTCTTTACGGAGAATCTGAAATAA
- a CDS encoding DUF4374 domain-containing protein produces the protein MIKLAHTKKRVWAIALAFAAVSLTATSCKNDDAPVINDVVDPEFAVIVGTDNGRYMLPIEDLMRGVISPVGKGTNVSDILTWEENLMQKGRDMYHVNPDANKFGKYRFEDGVLKTIREIPFSQLPSLYLGWHAWLSDTELMFGARSNNYYAIVDVENMVVTKSGEFDKTGIPANHSRRVFSVIPQGNKLFLGYGLYNEETKVHYDKSYTAVIDYPSLSNLQVTGEDSRSAPLGTVRNSYFSNFHDNGYTYILTIPMPVLGGGKASLPTAMYRVKDGESKLDPDYFFNISAQRSGDNQLGVTYIGNGKAMLISAHDTQTNIKEFNDWWYAAMWEYLIVDVNTQQVVKKLDFPLVGNSRSGVVHNGKAYIAVNDPKADGVYVWEYDSATDKLTRGARIDGADGDTPMLYRLK, from the coding sequence ATGATCAAATTAGCACACACAAAAAAACGTGTATGGGCGATAGCTTTGGCTTTTGCCGCCGTAAGCTTGACAGCAACCTCGTGTAAAAACGATGATGCACCGGTAATAAATGACGTAGTAGATCCAGAGTTTGCCGTAATCGTCGGGACGGATAACGGACGCTATATGCTGCCTATTGAGGACTTGATGCGTGGCGTTATCTCGCCGGTGGGCAAAGGCACCAATGTTTCCGATATTCTCACCTGGGAAGAAAACCTGATGCAGAAAGGTCGCGACATGTACCATGTAAATCCGGACGCCAATAAATTTGGGAAGTACCGTTTTGAGGATGGCGTATTGAAAACCATCCGCGAAATTCCTTTCTCACAACTACCCAGTTTATACCTCGGTTGGCATGCTTGGCTAAGTGATACCGAGCTCATGTTTGGCGCGCGATCCAACAATTACTACGCTATTGTTGATGTGGAGAATATGGTCGTGACCAAAAGCGGCGAGTTTGACAAAACAGGTATTCCGGCAAATCACAGTCGCCGTGTATTTTCGGTCATTCCACAGGGCAACAAGCTGTTTTTAGGCTATGGATTATATAATGAGGAAACGAAAGTACACTACGATAAATCTTACACAGCCGTGATAGATTACCCGAGCCTAAGTAATTTGCAGGTTACGGGTGAAGATTCACGCTCGGCACCGCTAGGGACTGTACGTAATTCGTACTTCAGCAACTTTCATGACAACGGTTATACCTATATCTTGACCATTCCAATGCCGGTTTTAGGCGGTGGGAAAGCCAGTTTGCCTACGGCAATGTACCGTGTGAAAGATGGCGAAAGCAAGCTCGATCCAGATTACTTCTTCAACATCAGTGCGCAGCGCAGCGGCGACAACCAATTGGGGGTAACGTATATCGGAAACGGAAAAGCGATGTTAATTAGCGCACACGATACGCAAACCAACATAAAAGAATTTAACGACTGGTGGTATGCGGCTATGTGGGAATATCTGATTGTTGATGTAAACACGCAACAGGTCGTGAAAAAACTCGACTTCCCGCTCGTTGGCAATTCACGCTCTGGTGTCGTGCACAATGGCAAAGCTTACATCGCTGTAAATGATCCAAAAGCAGATGGCGTATACGTTTGGGAATACGATTCTGCAACAGATAAATTGACGCGCGGCGCCCGTATCGACGGTGCTGATGGTGATACGCCCATGCTTTACCGCCTGAAGTAA